Proteins co-encoded in one Chromatiales bacterium genomic window:
- a CDS encoding transposase, which translates to MRGKHFSEEQIIKAIKSHENGTKVSDICRELGIVEQTFYRWRAKYSGMEVSEAKRLKTLEVENNKLKKMLAESMMDCATLKELLSKKW; encoded by the coding sequence ATGAGAGGAAAACATTTTAGCGAAGAGCAAATCATTAAAGCTATAAAATCCCACGAGAATGGAACAAAAGTGTCAGATATATGCCGAGAGCTAGGCATAGTAGAGCAGACATTCTATAGATGGCGAGCGAAGTATAGTGGTATGGAGGTGTCAGAGGCGAAGCGTCTGAAGACATTGGAAGTTGAGAATAACAAGTTGAAAAAGATGCTAGCGGAATCGATGATGGATTGTGCGACATTGAAGGAGTTATTATCAAAAAAGTGGTAA